GCGTATCAGGCGTTTCCCAGTCGTCTTTAAACTCATATCTGCCACCAATGGAGCTTACACGCGTCGGAAAATCCACGCCAAGTCCCCAGCGGGCCACATCCACCTCGTGCGTGCCATTGTTCAACGCCTCGCCAGTTCCCCAGTGCCAGAACCAGTGCCAGTCGTAGTGGATAAGTCCCTCTTTGTAAGGCATTCTGGGTGCAGGCCCCTGCCATAGTTCATAGTCCAGCCAGGATGGTACCGTGCCCGGTTTCAAAAATGTGGCTTTGCGTTTGTTGGTGTACCAGGTTTTGGCAAGATAAACGCGGCCAATAATCCCTTTGTGCAATTCATTGATCCCTTCCGTCAGGATCGGTGCCGAACGGCGTTGCGCGCCCATTTGCACCACCCGCTTGTATTTGCGCGCAGCTTCTACCGCCAATTCTCCCTCTCTTGGGTTGTGGCTCAAAGGTTTCTCTACATACACATGCTTTCCTGCCTGGCAGCCCATGATCGTCAGCGGCGCGTGCCAGTGATCGGGTGTTGCAATGTAGATCGCATCGATGGATTTGTCTTCCAGCACTTTGCGGCAATCTTTTTCGGATTTTGGGGTTTGTACCTGCTTGGCATCCATTACTGCTTTGATCGCTTTGGGAATCGCACGTTCATCCACATCGCAAATAGTACCTACCTCTGCATTCTTCTGGCCAGCAATCGTCGCGCCCATGCTTTTCCCACGGCTATTAACACCAATGGTGGCAATGCGTATGAGTTCGTTGGCGCCTATGATACGGTTATAACTTTTGGCACTGAACCCGAAAGCGGAACCACCGATGGTCATCCCTGCCGAGCCTGCTGCTGCTATCTTTAAAAATTCGCGTCTGTTTTGCATAACTTATAATACGATGATTTTAATGTTTTTAACGAAACCTCAGCTCCGTGCTCCTGTCAAATAAAAGTACCCACCCTCCTTTTTCTCCTTAGAAGGCAATGCATTCGCCTTTTGGCGATAATCCGGACCGCCCTATACAAACCTGCAAGCATTAAAGACTTTTTGTCAACAATACATGACATTTTGAAATGTTTACTTATCTTTGAAAAGATTAAAACAACTGACAAATGGAACAGTCCCAAAAAAGCGCAAACCTGCAATCTGTTATCTTCGCCCTCATCCACGGAGCGACCTATTTGCCGGCGGTATGGCTGCTAAAAAATCGTGAATTCAGTCAGCCTGTTTCCGTGATTATTGCCGTGGTACCCATTGCTATGTTCGCCATATTTATTTTTAAATTAATCAAAGCCTTTTCGACAATGGACGAAGTGAAGCAGCGGGTGCAACTGGAAGCCGTTGTTATTGGTTTTTCATTGACGGTAATGCTGCTGATGATCCTGTTTTTATTAAGTCTGTGTGGCATATCGAAACCCGACTGGTTTGCCTATGGGCATCTGGTGGTTTACTGCTGGCTTTTTTATTTTATTGGTTGGTTTATTTCGGGGAAAAAATACGGGGCATGAAAAATACTATAAAGGTAGAGCGCGCAAAAAAAAAAACTGGACGCAGGCCGATCTTGCAAAACATATCGGGGTATCAAGACAGGGTTTAAATTCTATCGAAACCGGAAAGTTTATCCCATCCACTTTACTTGCTTTACGGATGGCGAAAGTTTTTAATACTACTGTCGAAGTTTTATTTCAATTGGATGACGCCGAATTTTGATTATTCTGTCGCCCAAAAGCACATTATATTCGTAATTTTGGATCTTTCATCAGCAATTGAAGTAGGTAACAATGTTTTCAATCAAAGACTTATTTTCAAAATTCAGGCATTCGGTTAAGAGTCAGGAAGTCGCTCCAAAATACTATTTGTCCCTTTGTTGTATCGTTAAAGACGAAAACGATTACCTGGAAGAATGGATAAATTACCATCAAAAAATCGGAGTAGAACACTTTTTCATTTACGACAATGGCAGTAAAGTGCCCATCCGCGAATCGATAAAAGCGATTGGGTGCGCTGCCGGCATTACGGTGATCGATATCCCCGGAAAAAATATGCATGTAAAAGCCTACCAGCATTGCCTGAACAAATTTGGCAAGCAGTCTGCCTGGATAGGTTTTATTGATCTGGATGAATTTATAGTACCTAAGACGAATAATTCGAATCTGTCTGAGCTCTTGCAGGAATACGAAAGCTACGGGGGATTAGGGGTGTCCTGGCTCATCTTCGGATCTAACGGGCACATTGAGAAACAAAGCGGTCGCCAGTTAGAAAATTTCACCAAGCGCTCCGACATCAATTTTTTACCTAACACGCACATTAAAAGCATTGTACAGCCCAGATACGTCGCATCTGCGTTCAAGTCACATTGCTTCAAATACAAAGAGGGATACTTCTGTGTCAATGAGCACTTAACCCCGATCGACGGCGCAACGGCCGACCCAAGCGTAGATAAAATTCAATTGAACCATTATTATTGCCGCTCCCTGGCAGAATATCACCAAAAGATGGAGAGGGGAATCAGCGATACAAAGCGCAAACGAAAGCTGGAAGAGTTCCACTATCACAACGACGGGTCCAATCAGATTGAAGATACCACCATACTCAGGATTTTGGATAAATTCCAATAATTACTGACGGCGGACTGTCACACTACCACCCGGTAAGTTGGATCTTCAATAATGTTGACATCGATCACATCATTGGCATTTAGGAGCAGCTGACGGCAATCTGCACTCAGATGTGTCAAATGCACTCTCTTGCCCGCAGCACGATACCTGGCCGTGATCTTGTTGAGTGCCTCTATACCGGACATGTCTGCGACCCTGCTTTCAGAAAAATCAATGACAACTTCATCAGGATCTGTCAAAACATCAAACTTCTCATTAAATGCAGCTACCGAGCCGAAGAATAGCGGCCCGTAGATCCTGTAATGCTTTACACCATTTTCATCAATGGATTTATGCGCACGAATGCGCTTGGCACTTTCCCACGCAAAAACCAATGCGGAAATCACGACCCCGATCAGCACAGCCAGGGCCAGGTTGTGAAGGTATATCGTTATTGCCGCCACCAACATACCGACGAAAATATCTTGCCTCGGCATTTTGTTAATGATCCGGAAACTGGCCCATTCAAATGTCCCAATCGCAACCATGATCATGACACCGGTCAGTGCAGCCATGGGTACCATTTCAATAACAGGGGCACCAAACAGAATGATCATTAAAATCGCCAGAGATGCAATGATCCCAGATAACCTCGCCCTGGCGCCTGCGGAAAGATTAACCAGCGTTTGTGCGATCATCGGGCAGCCGCCCATTCCAAAGAAGAAACCGTTCAAAATATTGGCCGATCCCTGCGCAATACATTCCCTGTTACTATTTCCTTTCGTCGCAGTGATTTCGTCTACCAGGTTGAGGGTTAACAAGCCTTCGGTAAGCCCCACCCCTGCCATAATCAGTGCGTAAGGGAAAATAATCCGGAATGTGCCAAGATCGAGTGGCACGCTGGGTATATGAAATGGAGGAAAACCGCCACTTACCGATGCAATGTCCCGAACTGTTTTGGTATCAATGTCAAATCCAAGTACGACCATGAAAATAACGATGATCGCCACCAGCGAGGGCGGAACCGCTTTGGTTAGTTTTGGTAATAAAATAATGATGGCAATTGTCAGCAAAACCAGGCCGGCCATTGTCAAAAGTGGCATTCCGCTCAGCCAGGCAGGTTGCCCATCGACTACGACTTTAAATTGTTCAAGCTGGGACATGAATATGACCACCGCCAGACCATTCACAAAGCCGTACATAACGGGCTCCGGCACCAGGCGGATAAACTTGCCAAACTTGAATACCCCTACCAGGATCTGCACGACACCTGCCAATGCAACTGCTGCAAAAACATACTCAATGCCATGCGATTTCATCAACGCGATTAAAACAATGACCGTCGCACCGGCACCGCCGGATATCAAACCAGGCCTGCCGCCAAAAACCGAGGTAACAAGCCCCATTATAAATGCTGCATAAAGCCCCACGAGCGGAGGAAAACCCGCGAGAATAGCAAAAGAGAGCGATTCCGGCATCATAGTCATGGCAACCGTAAGGCCTGCAAGGATCTCTGTCTTATAGTCTATTTTTTGTGTAAAATCAAATAGGTTAATATAGCTCTTCATGAATAGCAGATTGTTCGCAAAACTATTAATTTGGGCACCGTCAATCTAAATGGAGCCGCTTATTTTTCTTTCAAATAGGAAGCGACAAAGTCATTCAATGCTTCACCATGTAAGTTCATGGCGATAATAACGCCTTGTTCATCCACGATGACATTGAATGGCAATGCTTCGATTTGATAATCCTTTGCGACGGGAGATGTCCAGAATTTGAGGTCGCTGACCTGCGCCCAGGGGAGATTGTATTTTCGGACTGCCTTTTTCCAGGCTTCCTTTTTGCTATCCAGAGACACGCCGAAGATTCTCAGTCCCTTCACATTACCATTTAAATGGCCGTATTTGGAATAAAGCTGCTTCAATTCCGACTGCTCCTCCATACACGGTGCACACCAGCTTGCCCAGAAATCGATTAGAACCAAATTCCCCCGAAGAGACGACAGCGCAATCGTGTCGCCCTTCAAATTTGGCACCCTGATTTCCGGTGCCACATTACCTTCTTTTATCTCAACTGGCTGGGCTCTTGCGCTGTAACATCCGATCAGCATTGCACATATGATGAAGATTTTATACTGTTTTCTGCACATTATCACGCGAATTAGTTGCTCACCGGATAGCCTTTATCTATCCAGTCGGTCTTAATATTTTTAGGAATGTTTAATAATCTTGCCTGCGTAAACCCCTGCTCTTTCAGTAATTTGAAAGCTGGCCTGACATTGGGGCATTTTGCAAATGGGCAGCATCCGCAATAGAGAACGACTTCATGGTTTTTATCGTGCTTGGACAAGATTTTCCCCAACTTCTTCAAGTTCTCTTTTTCGCTACCAGGACCAGCATCCACTGATCCTTTTATCACCGCCTGAGGCCCGATATTGATGATGATCGGCTTGACCTTATCTGACCCATTGATCTGATCAGCCAGTTCCTGGGTCGGTTTCAATTCCGCCTCCGTCCAGGGCTCAGTTACAGCCTGGGCATGAACAGCGACCGCTGAAAATATTGTTAAAGTGAAGGCTAAAATCTGAGTTACGTTTTTCATACCATTTGTTTTTTAAGTATTAAAATCTTTCAAACATTGATCCAGTCTACAATCAAGCCTATTCGACCGTGATCAGTGAACCATCATCCTGGCGGGTTAGTTTACCGAATGATATAAAATGATGCCCCAGGGCTGCAAGGTCTGCTTCAAAAGCGCCGGATTGCTCCTCCAAAACTGCCACCAATAAACCGCCACTGGTTTGAGGATCGGCCAGTACAAATTTCTGATAGTCCTTCACGTTTCCCACTTTGTGACCGTAGCTGGCCCAGTTTCGGGTAGTACCGCCCGGAAAGCATTCCTTGGCAAGATAAAAAGGAAGGGATTCAATGACAGGCACCTTATCGAATTCGATCACCGCGGAAAGTCCGCTTCCTTCGCACATTTCGGACAAATGACCCAGCAATCCAAATCCTGTCACGTCTGTCATGGCCTTCACCGCGTCCATTTTCCCGAAGATTTCTCCCAGTTTATTGAGCGTGGTCATACTATTCAATGCGATTGCCGCATCTTCTTCAAGCAGGATGCCACGTTTTTGCGCGGTTGACAAAATCCCTACACCCAATGGTTTGGTGAGGTACAACCTGCACCCTTCTGTTGCGGTTGAGTTTTGTTTCAATTGAGCCACATCTACCATTCCGGTAACGGCCAGTCCAAACACAGGTTCCGGGCAGTCAATACTATGCCCTCCGGCCAGGGTAATGCCCGCCTCCGCACACACTGCCCTTGATCCTTCGAGCACCTTTTGGGCTACTTCGGGAGGTAATTTATCAATGGGCCAGCCCAAAATTGCGATGGCGAGGACCGGCTTACCTCCCATTGCATACACATCACTGATCGCATTTGCCGAAGCGATTCGTCCAAAATCGTAGGCATCATCGACGATTGGCATAAAAAAATCCGTGGTCGAAATCAATGCTGTTCCGTTACCCAGGTCAAGTACTGCGGCGTCGTCCCGTTTGTCGTTTCCTACCAAAAGTCGCGGATCTACCTGGTGTGCTAACGGGCTGTATAATATTTTATCCAGGATAGCCGGGCTTATTTTACAGCCGCAGCCCGCTCCGTGCGAATACTGGGTCAGCTTTATATTTGAGATATCAATCATTGTTTTATGCCTGCCAGTTTACTGAAATCGTTTTTATAAAATCTAATATTCGCATTGCATTTTCTAAATGATGATCATTGTCCAGCGAGATTGAAAACAACTTATCTTTTTCTTTTTTTCCTAAACTTTTCAGATAGGTCTTATCATAATAAACCAAAACAAGCCTGATAAAATCAGCCATTCTGTCTTCTCTGATTGCAGCTATGGCATCTCTGGTTTGCACAGGGCCCAGCCGTTTGTGAATACGCTCCGTGCAGGCGATCAGAAAATCTTTGTCCAGCGATCCATAAGCTCCCACCAATTCTTCAATGCGCTGCTCCAACCCTACTTCCAGATTAACCTGCATGGCACTGGTCATCTGATACCAAAAAGGCTTGGGAACTGAAATCTTACCGATGTTGAGATTTTCGTCTTCCACCCAGGTCGGAATGTTCCGATCCAGGTCTTTCAGCTGGTCAGCCAGATTGTTTTCAAATTGTTCCTGAGTTGGCTGTACCATTTTGTTCATGGTACCATAAGATGAGCCTTGATGTTGGGCAAGATCTTCGAGATCAATTACCTGCTCGCCCATTTTGCCTAGCTCATAAAGGATCTTCGTTTTGGCCGAACCCGTCATACCTCCCAGCAGGCAAAGCTGGCGGCTTGCCCCAAACTGTTGGTGCGCCCATCTCCGGTAGCTTTTGTAGCCGCCCTGTATTAAATATACCTCGAAGCCGTACAAATCCAGCGCCCAGGCCATCGCGCCACTCCTCATTCCGCCACGCCAGCAATGTACCGCGATTTTTTTGTCAGGTGCTTTCTCAAGCGCTTCCCTGATAAATCCCGACCACTTGGAGCCGGTAAGATCGAAACCAAGCAGAATGGCCTGCTCACGACCGATTTGCTTATAAGTTGTCCCTACCAACACTCTTTCCTCATTGCTGAACAAGGGAAGATTAAAAGCCCCCGGAATATGGCCGTGCGCAAATTCGGCCGGTGTGCGTACATCGGCCAAAGGGACTGTGCCTTTCAAATCCAGAAAATCACTTACCGCTACATTTTTGATCATTATTCAATTTCTTGGCTGAAATATTGCTGAAACTTATCTCCAAACCAGTAAATCTTCCAAAGATCTTTGAATTTATTTCAACTCATGTGGTAGCGATGCGGGGTCATCGGTTGGTTCGGGCTCCTTCTGCTTGCCTGTTTTTCCAGTTAAGAAATATAGTTAGTAAGGCGAGGACTAGTAGCAGATTGCGATGAAAGGCACGTAATAACGTGGCATATTTATCATGGCTCTGCAAGCAGGTCATAAAAATAAGGGCCGGGGCTCATTACGATCCTTGTTACGGCCATCACCAGGCAAATGTGCAAACTGACAGAGAAAAGCAGGCATTACAGTTTGCCAAAGAATAGGAGCTTATTCAAATTAAAGAAACTGAATATTTATTCTGGGTAAAATTCTATACGATAGCCACTTTTTAAAGAAAAGTAGTATCGGATACAAAAAATCATTTATTCCTAAACCAAAGAAAAATGCAAGACGAATTCAAATCAGTCTCGCGGCGGGACTTCCTGTTGACCTCCGCGGCTGCCCTCACCCCACCACTTCTGTTAGGAATGTCGCTGCCTGCATCCACTGCGGATGGCAAGCTAAACCATGCCAGTATTGGCGTAGGAGGAATGGGCGCACATGACCTTAAGAACTTCATGCAGCACCCCAATGTCAATATTACCGCCATATGCGACGTGGATGCCGATATTCTCAAAAAGGCATCTGCATTAGTACCCAATGCACGCACATACAGCGACTGGCGCGAGATGCTTGAAAAGGAAAAAAAGAACATTCAATCTGTAAACGTATCCGTTCCGGACCACACGCATTTCTCAGCCGCTTATACAGCTATCAAAGCAGGAAAGCATGTTTACTGTCAAAAACCAATGTGCCATGACGTTGCGGAGGTAAGGCTGCTTACCGAAATAGCTACCAAAGCAGGCGTTGTAACCCAGCTCGGCACCCAGGTAGCATCTACTTCCTGCGATCGTACTGCGGTTCAATTGATCAAAAACAAAGCGGTCGGCAAGATCAAACACGTGTACCTGTGCTCCAATCGCCCGGGCGCCATTGATACTTACCGACTGGTAGGACCCAGACCCGCTCAGGGACAAGAAGCTCCGGCCAATCTGAACTGGGATCTCTGGCTCGGAACTGCGCCCAGGCGTGACTATATGCCAGGCATTTACCATCAGGCCAAATGGCGCGCATGGCAGGATTTTGGCACAGGATGGTCGGGAGATATTGGTTGCCATATTTTTGATGCGGTATGGAAAGGACTGGGGTTGAAGACTCCGAAATCGGTAATCGCGGAGGTACAGCAATCCTGGAAAGACTCGGCCCAACGACGCGGAGATACCTGGCCGCAGGGGGACCATATTACCTGGGTTTTTCCCGGAAATGATTACACAGAGTCAGATGAGCTTACATTGGAATGGTTCGATGGACTCTTTTACCCTCCCGAAAATATCCGGGCACTATATTCAGTTGAGGACTATCCTGCCGAGTCGGCCATGCTGGTGGGCACGGAAGGTGCATTGCTGATCCCGCACGGCGGAGCGGCACCCATACTGCTACCGGAAAGCAAATTTGCGAAAACAGCGCTACCTAAATTCGAAAGCAGAAACCATTATCATCATTTTGTAGATGCGTGCCTCGGAGGAGAGAAAACGGAATCGCATTTTGCACAATCCGGCCCGATGACCGAAGCTATTTTGCTTGGAACAGTGGCACTCCGCGCTCCCAACGAACTACTTGAATGGGACGCGAAAAAACTGAAATTCCCCAATCACCCCGAAGCCAATAAATACCTGAGACGTACCTATCGGAAAGGCTGGGAGATCAAAGGAGCGTTCTAGGTAGTTTTCGTACAAGTAGTGCCTTAGTAGCTAGGGCACTGCATGTACGAAAACTATTAAGCCTCTCCGTCAACATATTGATGCCAATGAAACATTGTTGAATGAATTGAGATCAAAGCGACGTTAGCGCATAGTGGCTTTTCACTAAATTTTTAGGATTTGAAGGGGTAATAAATCGGGAATCCCGCGTATATAGTCTGACGATTCCTATACCTGATAACACAAGTACCTTTTCAATGATGCACTTCCGCCTTCTTTTGGCAATTCTCCTGCTTTCTTCCTCGGTCTCGATGGCCCAGAACCGTGCCGCCAGTACACCAGGAATTCCCGACCCGTGCCTTGACGATAAAGGCAATGCTTATATGGACCGACAGGCACAGGAATTTCTCGCGCGTGTAAACGCCACATTAAAGAAATACCCACCCAAACCATCGCCTCAGACCGAAAGGCAAAGCAGCCTGCTGTTGCTCGATGCCGTGCTGCACGACAAATACGCCGCTTACCGACGGCCGGTACAGGACTTTTTTCATGAAAGAATAGCCAAAACACTCCTGGAAATCGAAAATACCAAGGTGGAACAGGGAGCCATGATTTGGAAGCTGTACAATATGGGGTTTATCATCCGTACCAAAACCGTGACGCTGGCTTTCGATCTGGTTGACGGTAAAAGTGCGCTGGCCGACTCATTTGCCCTGTCTCAAAATGTACTCAGCCGACTTATTCGCCAGTGCGATGTACTTTTCGTCAGCCACTACCATCGTGACCATGCCGATGAAGCTATTGCAAAACAGTTCATCGACAATGGAAAGCCAGTAGTGGCCCCGCCTCAAATCTGGGCAGGAAAGCCAATTCACCAAACCATAACCCATCTGAAAAGGCAAGCCGACACTTTGCAGGAACTAGCGCTGAAAAACGGGCAAAAACTAAAAATTGTGCTCTATCCCGGTCACCAGATGCAGCAAATCGAAAACAATGTCCCATTGGTGTACACGCCCGAAGGCTTGTCATTCTCTCATATGGGTGACCAGATCAATGAGGGGCCATTTATGATTGACTATGAATGGATTGATCACGTGGCCAAAAACCACAAAGTTGACGTGCTGATCCCGCCGAGCTGGACAAATGAAATATTTCGGATTGTAAAAGGCTTCAAACCTGCGCTTGTCATACCGGGGCATGAAAATGAATTGGGACACCCGGTCGACGACAGGGTACCGTTTTGGGGAGATTCTGAATTCCTTCAACTTACTTACCCGGAGCTCAAAGCATCATCATTCAAGACATTGAATATGACGTGGGGCGAAACCTTTCATTACGTCCGCCCCACAACGCCATCCAAGTAACATCGCCATCACTACTACAATTTGAATGAGTTCTTTCCAGCCTTCAAAGGCGTTGTTTTGCCTTTCCAGACAAAATTGCCCGAGGTTTTTTCGGGGAGGTTGATATCCGCCTGCATTGCCCCCTGCTTTAATTTGTAGCTAACCACGATCTTACCATTTGGGTGAGGCATTTCCCCGCTGATATCGTCGATTGATCCCAAATGGGGAGTAATTATTATTTTAGAAAAGCCAGCGCCATCGCTATCGATGCCCAGTACGGTACGGAAAAATTCGACATTAGGACTTGATCCCCATGCATGGCAATCCGATCGGGACGTGCTCACGTCCGACGTTTCTGCCCAGGTGGTAAGCCCCATATCCATATTTTCGCGCCACTTACCCAGCCAGTCCATGTAGTCATTTCCCAGCCCCGCCTTGGTAAGTGCCTGATGCAGATAAAATTTGAAGTAAATCGAAGCAGGCGCGAGACTTGTATCGGCCAGCATTTTGGTAGCCAAAGGTTTTGACTGATCTGCTGCAACTACACCCGAAAGGATTGCCAGCGAGTTGGCGTGCTGGGAATAGTTGTCTTTTTCGGGAGTATTCGCAAAAAGTCCTTTGCCAGCGTCCCAATATTTGCTTTGAATGGTCTTTTTCAACTGGGCTGCTCGGCTTTTATATCGGGCTGCCAGCTCTTTCAGGCCCAAATTACCTTCCAGTTCAGCTGCCAGCTGGTAGATCCACAGCAGTTGCATATCCAGCACTGCCGACTCTCCATTTTTGCCAATAGGCGCCATCCCAAAGTCCCAGCCTTTGCCTTGCGACCAGTCGGTGAATACCCAATAGGGCACATTTTTCAATGAACCGTCAGCCTGTTGATAGCGCTCAAAAAATGAGATGACCTGCCTTGCGCCCGGAAGCTTATCTTTGATAAACAGGCTGTCGGGCCGGTACTTATAATAATCATGTAGCATGGCAATCCACCATAGCGAAAAAGTGGGTATCTGCTGGTGCAAGTCTGTGGGGTAGCGGCTTAGGGTGATACCTTCTGCGATCCGCGAATGGTCCATTAATGTAAGGGCATTGCGGACAAGCCGGTCATCTCCTGCATTATACATGGAAACCAAAGCTTGTATCCGGGCATCGCCAATGTATTGCAACTGCTCATAATAAGGGCAATCCATATAAGTTTCGAAAGCGCAAAGCCGTGCGGTCCGCCATCCGATATCAAGCATTTTCGCCATTTCGGGATTCTGGGTTTGAAGCTTTGCTTTTTGCTCCAAAGGGTAACCAGTGAATGTCCCATAAAGATCTTCTATGACTAATGGATCCGCTTTGGTCTCGATTGTGAGCTGGATATACCGGTAAGTCCGCCAGCTGAGCGGCGTGTATTGCTGGTTAGCCCCTCCATTTGAACGGATGCTGTCAGTTCTGCCGACAAAGATCTTATCGTCAATTTCGTCGCGATTTCCTTTGGGAAGCATGGGCAGCCTGGGACTTTTTAATACTTCTTTTTTACCTATATAAAGCCCTTCTGCATAACCCATTGCTATTCCAGCATCCTTTCCTCCCCTAAATTCCAATGTTGGATATGCATTGGTCAAAAACCCCTGGTCAACCAAAATCGTCGCCTTTGAATTGGCTGGTATTGTAACACTTGTCCTGGCAGCAGGAAACCCGGCCGGAATCTCCACGCCCTCAGCTTTTCTGGTTTTTGAAAGGCGCTGGACACTCATTTCCATTTGAGGTAACTGTGATTGCACAAGCATCCATCCGGACGAGTTCACAGCGGCATCTTTTGTTACCCCGGGGCCTATCTGCCTTGCTTTTACCCATTTGCTGTCATCATATCCTGCTTTTTCCCATCCACTCACATGGCTGTTCATATCCACCAGCTCGGCTGGCCCGGCTACGTAATAGCCAGGGACCTTCACGGACAAAGGCTGGTAGCTTTCATCCTTAATAGTTTTCCAGGTCTCATTGGTATTGAGTACCTCTTCCGCTGCGGTATTTCCTTGCAGAATGAAGCCTGTCAAATAAGATATCTGAGATTCAGGTTTCACACGGCCTTCATTCCAAACTACGGCAGAAACGGTGTTGCTGCCAGCCTGCAAATAGGATGCAATGTCCAATGTCTCGAAATTCCAGAAGTACAAATCCCCTCGTGCGGGCCCTTGTGAAACCTGCTTGCCATTGACAAACAACTTGTAACGGTTGTCGCCTGATACATGCACGACAAATGCCGCCGGTTTGGAAGCTAGTTCGATTGTTTTCCTAAACTTGAATACACCATAATCTTTAAGGGTCAAATCCGAGGATGCAGTAAAGCGGTTAATGGGCCTGCCAGGGCCAGTTATCCATTGGGCTTTCCACGGTTTCTGTAAAAGGTCTTGGCTTAACTGCTGCGCTGCTACTGTTCGAGGTAGTAACTGCGTAAATGCAACACAGATTGACAGAAGGAACAGGTGTATTTTTAATCTCATGTAAGGATCTTATAATTGGCTTGCTGAATTATTAGTATTGGCTACACTTCCCCTATTGATCTCCACATGGCAAGCTCTTCTCCAAAGCGGTTGTTGATCACTTCACATTTTGTATCGATTCGCATCGTCGCCCGGTCTTTCAGGTTGTAGGCAGGCCACTCCGGTACATCTTTGGCAGCTGGCTTGCCTGTCCGTGCAAAGGTTGTCCATAGCTCTGCAAAATGGTGAGAGGCCACAAACCGCTCCGGCTTATTGCCGCCGAAGAAGCTCTCCTTTGGCTGAGAACCGTCCCTTGGCGCGATTTCGTTATTAAATTTAAAAGAAATATCCATGGCATGCGGCGTGCCCAATGCATAGTCCGTACCCGGAATCTTTTTTTCGGATTTATAACCAAAATTGTACAGGTAAACAGGCGCCTGATTCTGTTTTGACTTTTTTTCCGCGATGTCCACAGAACCCAGTCCCATCATGGAAATGGATGAAATAGCAACAAAAATATCAGGCGCTGACGCGTCCGGCCTTGCTTTTCGGTAGGTTTCGATCATTTTATCCGTGTCCGCGCCATATTTAGGTTCCAGCTTTTTCTTCAAGCCGTCAAAATCCAGTTTAAATGTTTCTGTATCTTTTCGCTCCCAGGCAAAGAAGGTGTATTCATCCTCGTTCCATCCTACGAGTAATGGTTTGTTCCTGGATATTTCAGGTGCGGTAGGATCAAAGGGGTGATGTGGGAGTACTTTTCCGTCCACTACCGGCCCAAAACCACCTGCATTGCGCTGCATACCTACCCTATTATTGTTTTTTTCAATAAACGGGGCTACAAATGGCAACTTGGCCTGCATCACCAGCAAGTCAGCAGCAGGAACATCCAATAACTTTCTCCAATCTTTCGGGGCAATGTTAAGTTCTT
The genomic region above belongs to Dyadobacter pollutisoli and contains:
- a CDS encoding alpha-L-rhamnosidase-related protein; the protein is MRLKIHLFLLSICVAFTQLLPRTVAAQQLSQDLLQKPWKAQWITGPGRPINRFTASSDLTLKDYGVFKFRKTIELASKPAAFVVHVSGDNRYKLFVNGKQVSQGPARGDLYFWNFETLDIASYLQAGSNTVSAVVWNEGRVKPESQISYLTGFILQGNTAAEEVLNTNETWKTIKDESYQPLSVKVPGYYVAGPAELVDMNSHVSGWEKAGYDDSKWVKARQIGPGVTKDAAVNSSGWMLVQSQLPQMEMSVQRLSKTRKAEGVEIPAGFPAARTSVTIPANSKATILVDQGFLTNAYPTLEFRGGKDAGIAMGYAEGLYIGKKEVLKSPRLPMLPKGNRDEIDDKIFVGRTDSIRSNGGANQQYTPLSWRTYRYIQLTIETKADPLVIEDLYGTFTGYPLEQKAKLQTQNPEMAKMLDIGWRTARLCAFETYMDCPYYEQLQYIGDARIQALVSMYNAGDDRLVRNALTLMDHSRIAEGITLSRYPTDLHQQIPTFSLWWIAMLHDYYKYRPDSLFIKDKLPGARQVISFFERYQQADGSLKNVPYWVFTDWSQGKGWDFGMAPIGKNGESAVLDMQLLWIYQLAAELEGNLGLKELAARYKSRAAQLKKTIQSKYWDAGKGLFANTPEKDNYSQHANSLAILSGVVAADQSKPLATKMLADTSLAPASIYFKFYLHQALTKAGLGNDYMDWLGKWRENMDMGLTTWAETSDVSTSRSDCHAWGSSPNVEFFRTVLGIDSDGAGFSKIIITPHLGSIDDISGEMPHPNGKIVVSYKLKQGAMQADINLPEKTSGNFVWKGKTTPLKAGKNSFKL
- a CDS encoding carboxylesterase/lipase family protein, producing MNTIARRHFLSQLSLASAAVATSGFGFARSGKPDEFIEVEIAPGKIKGVRSDGVNIFKGVPYGGKTSGDRRFRRPAPLQPWTGVRDATQFGAPAIQSPRRNEPAPSEDCLFLNVWTPANDNKKRPVMFYSHGGGFVVGSGASPGQDGANLARNFDVVVVQTNHRLGLLGFLYLDEIAGADYEGSGNMGILDIADGLKWVNENIAQFGGDPNNVMIFGESGGGAKTSCLYAMPATAPYFNKASIESGPGVRMTTKETAAETTAMLLKELNIAPKDWRKLLDVPAADLLVMQAKLPFVAPFIEKNNNRVGMQRNAGGFGPVVDGKVLPHHPFDPTAPEISRNKPLLVGWNEDEYTFFAWERKDTETFKLDFDGLKKKLEPKYGADTDKMIETYRKARPDASAPDIFVAISSISMMGLGSVDIAEKKSKQNQAPVYLYNFGYKSEKKIPGTDYALGTPHAMDISFKFNNEIAPRDGSQPKESFFGGNKPERFVASHHFAELWTTFARTGKPAAKDVPEWPAYNLKDRATMRIDTKCEVINNRFGEELAMWRSIGEV